Proteins found in one bacterium genomic segment:
- a CDS encoding phytanoyl-CoA dioxygenase family protein, with translation MDNAGDYGDPPISLEMRTGQISLHGDRILHGSEPNRSDRRRYGETRL, from the coding sequence GTGGACAACGCCGGCGACTACGGCGACCCGCCGATCTCCCTGGAGATGCGGACGGGTCAGATCTCGCTTCACGGCGACCGGATCCTGCACGGCTCCGAACCCAACCGCTCCGACCGGCGCCGCTATGGCGAGACCCGGTTGTGA